One region of Quercus lobata isolate SW786 chromosome 2, ValleyOak3.0 Primary Assembly, whole genome shotgun sequence genomic DNA includes:
- the LOC115978121 gene encoding stress-response A/B barrel domain-containing protein UP3-like, translating into MLCLKARTLFSPSFSNTFSPPIRLPHLKPSFSFKPYTQSPKSKPTTNIKMSSETIEHVVLFKVKDNTDPSKVNAMVNGLNALISLEQVVHITAGPVLRTRSQPLTFTHVLHSRYKSKDDLAAYSAHPSHDSVVKENVLPIIDDIMAVDWVSSSSSDEGHVYSVPSGSAVKLTLLKLKENLGEDVKSEIFRAIKGIKDSFPQISQISYGENFSPARAKGYTLASLAVYPGVSDLEAVDSNHEFVNSQKDKVRDYLESVVVVDYVVPSPQSASL; encoded by the coding sequence aTGCTGTGTCTGAAAGCCCGAACTCTCTTTTCCCCGTCATTTTCTAACACTTTCTCACCTCCCATACGCCTCCCCCACCTCAAACCCTCATTTTCCTTCAAACCTTACACTCAATCCCCAAAgtccaaacccaccaccaacatcAAGATGTCGTCGGAGACCATCGAACACGTGGTCCTCTTCAAGGTCAAGGACAACACCGACCCATCCAAGGTCAACGCGATGGTCAACGGCCTGAACGCCCTGATCTCCCTCGAGCAAGTCGTCCACATCACAGCCGGTCCAGTCCTCCGCACCAGATCCCAGCCCCTCACCTTCACCCACGTCCTCCATAGCCGTTACAAATCCAAAGACGACCTCGCCGCCTACTCGGCTCACCCTAGCCACGACAGCGTCGTCAAAGAAAACGTCCTCCCCATAATCGACGACATCATGGCCGTCGATTGggtctcctcctcctcctccgaCGAAGGCCACGTGTACTCGGTCCCTTCTGGTTCCGCTGTAAAACTTACTTTGTTAAAGCTCAAGGAGAACCTGGGCGAAGATGTGAAATCCGAGATCTTCAGGGCTATAAAAGGAATTAAAGATAGCTTCCCACAGATTAGTCAGATTTCTTATGGAGAAAACTTCTCGCCCGCCAGAGCAAAGGGGTACACGCTGGCCTCACTCGCGGTTTATCCTGGAGTTAGCGATTTGGAAGCCGTGGATTCGAATCACGAGTTTGTGAATTCGCAGAAGGATAAGGTTAGGGATTACCTGGAGAGTGTGGTCGTCGTTGATTACGTGGTCCCGTCGCCACAATCCGCGAGTCTTTGA